One genomic window of Punica granatum isolate Tunisia-2019 chromosome 1, ASM765513v2, whole genome shotgun sequence includes the following:
- the LOC116193113 gene encoding vegetative cell wall protein gp1-like, whose protein sequence is MSNPYYSPPPPPPPAPCTPSPPPPPPAPRTPSPPPPPAHPHKPPHHHHHHHHHHHHHHHHKVPPPPPPGGYTYPPTPSGGKFPPPSHEAPTPEPPPKRGQSPPVPTRPPTHHGPAPPPKPVHPPKPSKTPPPSYGAPTPAPPPKSGPSPPVPSPPGHHGPAAPPKPVHPPKPSKTPPPSHGAPTPAAPPKSGPSPPVPSPPGHHGPAAPPKPVHPPKPSMTPPPSYGAPTPAPPPKSGQSAPVPSPPGHHGPAAPPKPIHPPKPSKTPAYPPKPSKTPASPPKYPPTYPPKPSKGPSSPPKYPPKASPPYLTPTPGGYSPPGYGVTPPSLPPSSTEIVAPPSGGHHTTIIIVCVSLGSVFFLAFLAAGLFCLAKKKKKPVMVPAAAPVIVEEHEVVHERITMGPGGVQAMAVDIEDDVIIHGAGGVAIVGAAAGCGGGSPCSPGRSGALAPPPGHRHNC, encoded by the coding sequence ATGAGCAATCCATATTACTCTCCTCCCCCGCCACCTCCACCAGCGCCGTGTACTCCTTCcccacctccacctccacctGCACCGCGTACCCCTTCCCCACCGCCGCCACCGGCCCACCCTCACAAGCCGCCACaccaccatcatcatcatcaccaccaccaccaccaccaccatcaccaCAAGGtacctcctcctccacctccaGGGGGATATACTTACCCACCAACTCCCTCCGGAGGCAAATTTCCGCCACCATCTCATGAGGCCCCAACTCCGGAACCACCACCCAAGAGGGGCCAGTCTCCACCGGTTCCAACCCGCCCTCCAACACATCATGGGCCAGCACCACCACCGAAACCTGTCCACCCTCCAAAACCTTCCAAAACCCCGCCGCCATCCTATGGGGCTCCAACTCCGGCACCACCACCCAAGAGTGGCCCGTCTCCACCGGTTCCATCCCCTCCAGGACATCATGGACCGGCAGCGCCACCGAAGCCTGTCCACCCTCCGAAACCTTCCAAGACGCCGCCACCATCCCATGGGGCTCCAACTCCAGCAGCACCACCCAAGAGCGGCCCATCTCCACCGGTTCCATCCCCTCCAGGACATCATGGACCGGCAGCACCACCGAAGCCTGTCCACCCTCCGAAACCTTCCATGACCCCGCCACCATCCTATGGGGCTCCAACTCCGGCACCACCACCCAAGAGTGGCCAGTCTGCACCAGTTCCGTCCCCTCCAGGACATCACGGACCAGCAGCGCCACCAAAGCCCATCCACCCCCCGAAACCTTCCAAGACTCCAGCTTATCCACCTAAGCCTTCCAAGACCCCAGCTTCACCTCCAAAGTATCCACCAACTTACCCGCCAAAGCCTTCCAAGGGCCCGAGCTCACCCCCAAAATACCCACCAAAGGCCTCTCCGCCCTATCTTACCCCAACTCCTGGTGGCTACTCACCACCTGGCTATGGAGTGACACCACCGTCTCTGCCACCCTCTTCTACTGAGATTGTCGCCCCTCCCTCTGGCGGCCACCACACGACTATTATCATCGTCTGTGTTTCTTTAGGGTCAGTCTTCTTCCTGGCATTCCTAGCGGCAGGCCTGTTCTGCCTAgctaagaagaagaaaaaaccaGTGATGGTCCCTGCCGCTGCGCCAGTTATCGTGGAGGAACACGAGGTGGTCCACGAGAGAATAACCATGGGCCCAGGTGGTGTACAGGCCATGGCAGTAGATATCGAGGATGATGTCATAATTCACGGAGCTGGAGGGGTGGCAATAGTGGGCGCAGCTGCAGGGTGCGGAGGAGGGTCGCCCTGTTCACCTGGAAGGTCCGGAGCTCTCGCTCCCCCTCCAGGACATCGGCATAACTGTTAA
- the LOC116215250 gene encoding chaperone protein dnaJ 1, mitochondrial isoform X1: protein MIRLRWLKSCRRQLLSSIARQGSWAANDSSPQTAVFLARTLQSCSIATRRSVDPETPERQMGYRYFHATGTGWSPERSYYDILGVSDNASRDEIKKAFHALAKKYHPDANKNNPSAKRKFQEIREAYETLQDSEKRAQYDRKRSRSSADVEFDEGDAEAFARNYRAHFSSSFQKIFSEIFEDETDRFASDIQAELSLSFVEAAKGCTKHLSFEAYVPCDLCDGRGYPIDARKRVCPTCRGLGKVTLPPFTSTCSTCKGSGRIVKENCMSCKGSGLVEGIKEVKVTIPAGVDSGDTIRVPGAGNVGTRGSQPGDLFIKLKVAEDRIFIRDGADVYVDSRISFTQAILGGKVEVPTLSGKTQVKIPNGVQHGQLLVLRGKGLPKHGFLVNHGNQYVRFRIHLPTELNERQRAILEEFAKEEINNEKNASSEGKWWPQLLEQVTSPKFMLEMSLFILILLLLRRMMA from the exons ATGATCAGATTGAGGTGGTTAAAATCG TGCCGGCGGCAGTTGCTTTCTTCCATAGCTCGTCAAGGGAGTTGGGCTGCGAATGATTCTTCACCACAGACAGCGGTGTTTCTTGCACGGA CCCTGCAGAGCTGCAGCATTGCTACCAGAAGATCTGTTGATCCTGAAACCCCGGAAAGGCAAATGGGATACCGTTATTTTCATGCCACTG GCACAGGTTGGTCCCCTGAGCGGAGTTACTATGACATTCTTGGGGTTTCGGACAATGCTAGTCGAGACGAGATTAAGAAGGCCTTTCATGCG CTTGCCAAGAAGTACCATCCCGATGCAAATAAGAATAACCCTTCTGCTAAGAGAAAATTTCAGGAGATAAGAGAGGCTTATGAG ACTTTGCAAGATTCTGAAAAAAGAGCGCAGTATGACAGG AAACGCTCCAGAAGTTCGGCGGATGTAGAATTTGATGAGGGAGATGCTGAGGCTTTTGCCCGCAATTATAGAGCGCATTTCTCTAGTTCATTCCAAAAGATTTTTTCGGAG ATATTTGAAGACGAGACCGATCGATTTGCATCTGATATTCAG gcggagctgtcactttctttCGTTGAGGCAGCAAAAGGATGCACAAAGCATCTGTCTTTTGAAGCCTATGTGCCATGTGATTTATGTG ATGGGCGTGGCTATCCAATTGATGCCAGGAAAAGAGTATGTCCAACCTGCAGAGGTTTGGGGAAA GTCACACTTCCTCCCTTTACATCAACATGCAGTACCTGCAAAGGCTCAGGGAGAATCGTTAAG GAGAATTGTATGTCATGCAAGGGGTCCGGACTTGTTGAGGGCATTAAAGAGGTTAAAGTAACAATTCCAGCTG GTGTTGATTCTGGAGACACAATTCGTGTCCCAGGTGCTGGTAATGTGGGTACACGAGGGAGTCAGCCTGGCGACTTGTTCATCAAGTTGAAG GTTGCTGAGGATCGTATATTTATCAGAGATGGTGCGGATGTATATGTGGACTCGAGAATAAGCTTTACACAA GCAATTCTGGGTGGCAAGGTCGAAGTACCGACTTTGTCAGGGAAGACACAAGTAAAA ATACCAAATGGAGTTCAGCATGGACAGCTGCTGGTACTAAGAGGCAAAG GACTTCCGAAGCATGGCTTTCTTGTCAATCATGGAAATCAGTATGTGCGATTTCGGATTCATCTTCCTAC AGAGCTCAATGAACGCCAACGCGCTATATTAGAGGAATTCGCGAAGGAGGAAATCAATAATGAGAAAAATGCCTCTTCTGAAGGAAAATG GTGGCCCCAACTCCTCGAACAAGTGACGAGCCCTAAGTTCATGCTCGAGATGTCTCTCTTCATTCTCATCCTCCTGTTGCTCAGGAGAATGATGGCTTGA
- the LOC116215250 gene encoding chaperone protein dnaJ 1, mitochondrial isoform X2, whose amino-acid sequence MIRLRWLKSCRRQLLSSIARQGSWAANDSSPQTAVFLARTLQSCSIATRRSVDPETPERQMGYRYFHATGTGWSPERSYYDILGVSDNASRDEIKKAFHALAKKYHPDANKNNPSAKRKFQEIREAYETLQDSEKRAQYDRKRSRSSADVEFDEGDAEAFARNYRAHFSSSFQKIFSEIFEDETDRFASDIQAELSLSFVEAAKGCTKHLSFEAYVPCDLCDGRGYPIDARKRVCPTCRGLGKVTLPPFTSTCSTCKGSGRIVKENCMSCKGSGLVEGIKEVKVTIPAGVDSGDTIRVPGAGNVGTRGSQPGDLFIKLKVAEDRIFIRDGADVYVDSRISFTQAILGGKVEVPTLSGKTQVKIPNGVQHGQLLVLRGKGLPKHGFLVNHGNQYVRFRIHLPTELNERQRAILEEFAKEEINNEKNASSEGKCYLLVELTGGPNSSNK is encoded by the exons ATGATCAGATTGAGGTGGTTAAAATCG TGCCGGCGGCAGTTGCTTTCTTCCATAGCTCGTCAAGGGAGTTGGGCTGCGAATGATTCTTCACCACAGACAGCGGTGTTTCTTGCACGGA CCCTGCAGAGCTGCAGCATTGCTACCAGAAGATCTGTTGATCCTGAAACCCCGGAAAGGCAAATGGGATACCGTTATTTTCATGCCACTG GCACAGGTTGGTCCCCTGAGCGGAGTTACTATGACATTCTTGGGGTTTCGGACAATGCTAGTCGAGACGAGATTAAGAAGGCCTTTCATGCG CTTGCCAAGAAGTACCATCCCGATGCAAATAAGAATAACCCTTCTGCTAAGAGAAAATTTCAGGAGATAAGAGAGGCTTATGAG ACTTTGCAAGATTCTGAAAAAAGAGCGCAGTATGACAGG AAACGCTCCAGAAGTTCGGCGGATGTAGAATTTGATGAGGGAGATGCTGAGGCTTTTGCCCGCAATTATAGAGCGCATTTCTCTAGTTCATTCCAAAAGATTTTTTCGGAG ATATTTGAAGACGAGACCGATCGATTTGCATCTGATATTCAG gcggagctgtcactttctttCGTTGAGGCAGCAAAAGGATGCACAAAGCATCTGTCTTTTGAAGCCTATGTGCCATGTGATTTATGTG ATGGGCGTGGCTATCCAATTGATGCCAGGAAAAGAGTATGTCCAACCTGCAGAGGTTTGGGGAAA GTCACACTTCCTCCCTTTACATCAACATGCAGTACCTGCAAAGGCTCAGGGAGAATCGTTAAG GAGAATTGTATGTCATGCAAGGGGTCCGGACTTGTTGAGGGCATTAAAGAGGTTAAAGTAACAATTCCAGCTG GTGTTGATTCTGGAGACACAATTCGTGTCCCAGGTGCTGGTAATGTGGGTACACGAGGGAGTCAGCCTGGCGACTTGTTCATCAAGTTGAAG GTTGCTGAGGATCGTATATTTATCAGAGATGGTGCGGATGTATATGTGGACTCGAGAATAAGCTTTACACAA GCAATTCTGGGTGGCAAGGTCGAAGTACCGACTTTGTCAGGGAAGACACAAGTAAAA ATACCAAATGGAGTTCAGCATGGACAGCTGCTGGTACTAAGAGGCAAAG GACTTCCGAAGCATGGCTTTCTTGTCAATCATGGAAATCAGTATGTGCGATTTCGGATTCATCTTCCTAC AGAGCTCAATGAACGCCAACGCGCTATATTAGAGGAATTCGCGAAGGAGGAAATCAATAATGAGAAAAATGCCTCTTCTGAAGGAAAATG CTATCTACTGGTTGAACTTACAGGTGGCCCCAACTCCTCGAACAAGTGA
- the LOC116215250 gene encoding chaperone protein dnaJ 1, mitochondrial isoform X3, whose product MIRLRWLKSCRRQLLSSIARQGSWAANDSSPQTAVFLARTLQSCSIATRRSVDPETPERQMGYRYFHATGTGWSPERSYYDILGVSDNASRDEIKKAFHALAKKYHPDANKNNPSAKRKFQEIREAYETLQDSEKRAQYDRKRSRSSADVEFDEGDAEAFARNYRAHFSSSFQKIFSEIFEDETDRFASDIQAELSLSFVEAAKGCTKHLSFEAYVPCDLCDGRGYPIDARKRVCPTCRGLGKVTLPPFTSTCSTCKGSGRIVKENCMSCKGSGLVEGIKEVKVTIPAGVDSGDTIRVPGAGNVGTRGSQPGDLFIKLKVAEDRIFIRDGADVYVDSRISFTQAILGGKVEVPTLSGKTQVKIPNGVQHGQLLVLRGKGLPKHGFLVNHGNQYVRFRIHLPTELNERQRAILEEFAKEEINNEKNASSEGKWLYQQLSTG is encoded by the exons ATGATCAGATTGAGGTGGTTAAAATCG TGCCGGCGGCAGTTGCTTTCTTCCATAGCTCGTCAAGGGAGTTGGGCTGCGAATGATTCTTCACCACAGACAGCGGTGTTTCTTGCACGGA CCCTGCAGAGCTGCAGCATTGCTACCAGAAGATCTGTTGATCCTGAAACCCCGGAAAGGCAAATGGGATACCGTTATTTTCATGCCACTG GCACAGGTTGGTCCCCTGAGCGGAGTTACTATGACATTCTTGGGGTTTCGGACAATGCTAGTCGAGACGAGATTAAGAAGGCCTTTCATGCG CTTGCCAAGAAGTACCATCCCGATGCAAATAAGAATAACCCTTCTGCTAAGAGAAAATTTCAGGAGATAAGAGAGGCTTATGAG ACTTTGCAAGATTCTGAAAAAAGAGCGCAGTATGACAGG AAACGCTCCAGAAGTTCGGCGGATGTAGAATTTGATGAGGGAGATGCTGAGGCTTTTGCCCGCAATTATAGAGCGCATTTCTCTAGTTCATTCCAAAAGATTTTTTCGGAG ATATTTGAAGACGAGACCGATCGATTTGCATCTGATATTCAG gcggagctgtcactttctttCGTTGAGGCAGCAAAAGGATGCACAAAGCATCTGTCTTTTGAAGCCTATGTGCCATGTGATTTATGTG ATGGGCGTGGCTATCCAATTGATGCCAGGAAAAGAGTATGTCCAACCTGCAGAGGTTTGGGGAAA GTCACACTTCCTCCCTTTACATCAACATGCAGTACCTGCAAAGGCTCAGGGAGAATCGTTAAG GAGAATTGTATGTCATGCAAGGGGTCCGGACTTGTTGAGGGCATTAAAGAGGTTAAAGTAACAATTCCAGCTG GTGTTGATTCTGGAGACACAATTCGTGTCCCAGGTGCTGGTAATGTGGGTACACGAGGGAGTCAGCCTGGCGACTTGTTCATCAAGTTGAAG GTTGCTGAGGATCGTATATTTATCAGAGATGGTGCGGATGTATATGTGGACTCGAGAATAAGCTTTACACAA GCAATTCTGGGTGGCAAGGTCGAAGTACCGACTTTGTCAGGGAAGACACAAGTAAAA ATACCAAATGGAGTTCAGCATGGACAGCTGCTGGTACTAAGAGGCAAAG GACTTCCGAAGCATGGCTTTCTTGTCAATCATGGAAATCAGTATGTGCGATTTCGGATTCATCTTCCTAC AGAGCTCAATGAACGCCAACGCGCTATATTAGAGGAATTCGCGAAGGAGGAAATCAATAATGAGAAAAATGCCTCTTCTGAAGGAAAATG GCTTTATCAGCAGCTATCTACTGGTTGA